One region of Primulina tabacum isolate GXHZ01 chromosome 17, ASM2559414v2, whole genome shotgun sequence genomic DNA includes:
- the LOC142531891 gene encoding uncharacterized protein C23H3.12c translates to MRAKLVVFPIRGRSWCFSRMIDPSAPGAQSPNTPSTFRELYSMLFSSKPSPVNGFHASEASSKVELVVDFVANKMNVAWINLEKAPQGTIKNKIHGFGLMLLSRVKPSEIFFKSIPKEIDSVEITYPSSLNSRLVRRRLRHIAFRGSVIHKQYFYKSAILLPLTSVFMVLPLPNVPFFWILFRTYSHWRASQGSEKLLHLVTDSVEKVKVRESSTPISVKESKDSIVSSWVFQPSAELEKLLDHKDGADEGLDDSTISKICQKFYLNNADVVKYRNLM, encoded by the exons ATGAGGGCTAAACTTGTGGTGTTTCCGATCAGAGGAAGAAGCTGGTGCTTCAGCCGAATGATTGACCCTTCAGCGCCCGGCGCTCAGTCTCCCAACACTCCTTCCACGTTCAGAGAACTCTACAGCATGCTTTTTTCCTCGAAACCATCTCCTGTAAACGGCTTTCATGCCTCCGAGGCGTCGTCTAAAGTTGAACTTGTGGTTGATTTTGTCGCGAACAAG ATGAATGTTGCTTGGATTAATCTGGAGAAGGCACCTCAAGGGACTATAAAGAACAAGATTCATGG ATTTGGATTAATGCTGCTGTCACGTGTGAAGCCATCAGAAATCTTCTTCAAATCTATTCCAAAGGAGATTGACAGTGTGGAAATCACATACCCATCAAG TTTGAATTCGCGACTTGTCCGCCGAAGATTACGGCACATAGCCTTCAG GGGATCAGTTATTCATAAGCAGTACTTTTACAAATCGGCCATCTTGCTGCCTTTGACATCAGTTTTCATG GTTCTTCCTTTGCCAAACGTCCCATTCTTTTGGATCTTGTTCCGGACTTACTCCCATTGGAGAGCTTCACAG GGAAGTGAGAAGCTTCTGCACTTGGTCACCGATTCCGTTGAGAAGGTGAAAGTGAGGGAGAGTTCAACACCAATTTCCGTCAAAGAAAGCAAAGATTCAATTGTTTCTTCATGG GTTTTTCAACCATCGGCGGAACTTGAAAAGCTTCTTGATCATAAAGATGGCGCCGATGAAGGTCTGGATGACAGCACCATATCAAAAATTTGCCAGAAATTTTATTTGAACAATGCAGATGTTGTCAAATATCGAAATTTGATGTAG